One stretch of Burkholderia pyrrocinia DNA includes these proteins:
- a CDS encoding alpha/beta hydrolase, protein MHLARAFWLLLLLAVTSPAFAFHARVVAIPSAAMSETLRATVVLPDDYARANRDGERYPVVYLLHGSGGDHTDWTSNTHIAALADRYRVILVMPDGGHESWYIDSPFDSGSRYETFVGDEVVSYVDSHFRTIATQRARAITGLSMGGFGALRIALDRPDTFGAVGSISGAVDPRCCEDEPGIDHVFGDPGRHPSFWNRNAIVESARAFVRAHLDVTIDCGRDDALVGSNRTLHERLVALGVPHDYAERPGGHTWDYWANAIRYQMRFFAASFQHRGYAFHPANPAPGMTRAG, encoded by the coding sequence ATGCACCTGGCACGCGCCTTCTGGCTGCTTCTGCTGCTCGCCGTCACGAGCCCTGCCTTCGCATTTCATGCGCGGGTCGTCGCGATCCCGAGCGCCGCGATGAGCGAGACGCTCAGGGCGACCGTCGTGCTGCCCGACGACTACGCACGCGCCAACCGCGACGGCGAACGCTATCCTGTCGTCTATCTGCTGCACGGCTCGGGCGGCGACCATACCGACTGGACGTCGAACACGCACATCGCCGCGCTGGCCGACCGCTACCGCGTGATCCTCGTGATGCCCGATGGCGGACACGAAAGCTGGTACATCGACAGCCCGTTCGATTCGGGCAGCCGCTACGAAACCTTCGTCGGCGACGAAGTCGTGTCCTACGTCGATTCGCACTTCCGCACGATCGCGACGCAGCGCGCCCGCGCGATCACCGGGCTCAGCATGGGCGGCTTCGGCGCGCTGCGCATCGCGCTCGACCGGCCCGACACGTTCGGTGCAGTCGGCAGCATCAGCGGCGCGGTCGATCCGCGCTGCTGCGAGGACGAGCCGGGCATCGACCACGTGTTCGGCGATCCCGGCCGCCATCCATCGTTCTGGAACCGCAATGCGATCGTCGAAAGCGCGCGCGCGTTCGTGCGTGCTCACCTCGACGTGACGATCGATTGCGGCCGCGACGACGCGCTCGTCGGCTCCAACCGCACGCTGCACGAACGGCTCGTCGCGCTCGGCGTGCCGCACGACTACGCGGAGCGGCCCGGCGGCCATACTTGGGATTACTGGGCAAATGCGATCCGCTACCAGATGCGGTTCTTCGCGGCGTCGTTCCAGCATCGCGGCTACGCGTTCCATCCCGCGAACCCTGCGCCGGGCATGACACGCGCGGGCTGA
- a CDS encoding aldo/keto reductase, with translation MDYRYLGRSALKVSPLCLGAMMFGGETDEATSARIIDKAFDQGVNFIDTADVYHAGRSEEIVGRAIAPRRDSWVVATKFGYPAGPDAGPNRQGQSRKWIVESVDASLKRLGTDYIDILYFHRALTDAPLDEGMRALADLIRQGKVRYFGLSNFKGWRIAEIVRLADQLGIDRPVASEPLYNLVDRTAEVEQLPAAAHYGIGVVPYSPLARGVLTGKYAVDAQPPADSRAGRGDRRIQQTEWRPESLHIAQQVAAHAAARGTTSVAFALAWVMKNRIVSSTIAGPRTEAHWDSYIDALTLELGPDDERFVDSLVPPGHASTHGYTDPGYPVEGRKV, from the coding sequence ATGGATTACCGCTATCTCGGGCGCAGCGCGCTCAAGGTGTCGCCGCTGTGTCTCGGCGCAATGATGTTCGGCGGCGAGACCGACGAAGCGACGTCGGCACGCATCATCGACAAGGCATTCGACCAGGGCGTCAATTTCATCGATACGGCCGACGTCTATCACGCCGGCCGCTCGGAAGAAATCGTCGGCCGCGCGATCGCGCCGCGTCGCGACAGCTGGGTCGTCGCGACGAAGTTCGGCTATCCGGCCGGACCCGACGCGGGGCCGAACCGGCAGGGCCAGTCGCGCAAATGGATCGTCGAATCGGTCGACGCGAGCCTGAAGCGGCTCGGCACCGATTACATCGATATCCTCTATTTCCATCGTGCGCTGACCGACGCACCGCTCGACGAAGGCATGCGCGCGCTGGCCGACCTGATCCGGCAAGGCAAGGTGCGCTACTTCGGGCTGTCGAACTTCAAGGGCTGGCGCATCGCCGAGATCGTGCGCCTCGCGGACCAGCTCGGCATCGATCGTCCGGTCGCAAGCGAACCGCTGTACAACCTCGTCGATCGCACGGCCGAAGTCGAACAGCTTCCGGCCGCCGCGCATTACGGGATCGGCGTCGTGCCGTACAGCCCGCTCGCACGCGGCGTGCTGACCGGCAAATACGCGGTCGATGCGCAGCCGCCCGCCGATTCGCGTGCAGGCCGCGGCGACCGGCGTATCCAGCAGACGGAATGGCGACCCGAATCGTTGCACATCGCGCAGCAGGTGGCCGCGCATGCGGCCGCGCGCGGCACGACGTCGGTCGCGTTCGCGCTCGCGTGGGTCATGAAGAACCGCATCGTCAGCTCGACGATCGCGGGGCCGCGCACCGAAGCGCACTGGGACAGCTACATCGATGCGCTGACGCTCGAGCTCGGCCCCGACGACGAACGGTTCGTCGATTCGCTCGTGCCGCCCGGCCACGCGTCGACGCACGGCTATACCGATCCCGGTTATCCGGTCGAAGGCCGCAAGGTCTGA
- a CDS encoding LysR family transcriptional regulator: protein MPRDNFADLLAFIAVARERNFTRAAAQLGVSQSALSHTIRSLETRLGVRLLTRTTRSVAPTEAGERLLRNLAPRFDEIEAELSALAELRDKPAGTVRINATDYMIRTLLWPKLAPVLRDYRDLKVEFVTDYGLSDIVAERFDIGVRLGDQVAKDMIAVRISPYLKMAIVGAPAYFAERERPASPQDLVAHDCINLRLPTHGALYAWELAHGDDTLQVRVDGQVTFNGTYEMLDAALAGYGLAYVPADLAAPHVAAGRLDSVLDDWCPTFSGHHLYYASRRQSSRALAVIVDALRYRA, encoded by the coding sequence ATGCCGCGCGACAACTTTGCGGATCTGCTCGCCTTCATCGCCGTCGCGCGCGAGCGCAACTTCACGCGTGCGGCCGCCCAGCTCGGCGTGTCGCAATCCGCGCTCAGCCATACGATCCGCTCGCTCGAAACGCGCCTCGGCGTGCGGCTGCTCACGCGCACGACGCGCAGCGTCGCACCGACCGAAGCCGGCGAGCGGCTGCTGCGCAACCTCGCCCCGCGCTTCGACGAAATCGAGGCCGAGCTGTCGGCGCTCGCGGAACTGCGCGACAAGCCGGCCGGCACCGTGCGCATCAACGCGACCGACTACATGATCCGCACGCTGCTGTGGCCGAAGCTCGCGCCGGTGCTGCGCGACTACCGCGACCTGAAGGTCGAGTTCGTGACCGACTATGGGCTGTCCGACATCGTCGCGGAGCGCTTCGACATCGGCGTCCGGCTCGGCGACCAGGTCGCGAAGGACATGATCGCCGTGCGCATCTCACCCTACCTGAAAATGGCGATCGTCGGCGCGCCCGCGTATTTCGCGGAACGCGAACGCCCCGCGTCGCCGCAGGATCTCGTCGCACACGACTGCATCAACCTGCGCCTGCCGACACATGGCGCGCTGTACGCGTGGGAGCTTGCGCACGGCGACGACACGCTGCAGGTGCGCGTCGACGGGCAGGTCACGTTCAACGGCACGTACGAAATGCTCGACGCGGCGCTCGCCGGCTACGGGCTCGCATATGTGCCCGCCGACCTCGCAGCGCCGCACGTCGCTGCCGGCCGCCTCGACAGCGTGCTCGACGACTGGTGCCCGACGTTCTCCGGTCATCATCTGTATTACGCGAGCCGGCGGCAATCGTCGCGCGCGCTCGCGGTGATCGTCGATGCGCTGCGCTACCGTGCATGA
- a CDS encoding alpha/beta fold hydrolase, producing the protein MTLPAPVVFIHGFIGTFDVHGWNGPHLAPDLLGYGAHRATPFDAITLAAQVEHVRQTVDAHFGPQPVDVVGHSVGGAIAMLFAHAHPERVRRIVNVEGNFTLDDAFWSASVGRMTPGEADAMLDRLRADPLDWLRGAIDDPSPRMLDDARRWLAHQPASTLRAMGRSVVATTGVPGYLQALAQVFERHPVWLVAGERSRAGWHVPDWALARCAGFDAIERCGHLMPAERPDAFREAVERITDAQPA; encoded by the coding sequence ATGACCCTGCCTGCCCCCGTCGTCTTCATTCACGGTTTCATCGGCACGTTCGACGTGCACGGATGGAACGGCCCGCACCTGGCTCCCGACCTGCTCGGCTACGGCGCGCATCGCGCGACGCCGTTCGACGCGATCACGCTCGCCGCGCAGGTCGAGCATGTCCGGCAAACCGTCGACGCGCATTTCGGCCCGCAGCCGGTCGATGTCGTCGGCCACTCGGTCGGCGGCGCGATCGCGATGCTGTTCGCGCATGCGCACCCCGAGCGCGTGCGGCGCATCGTCAACGTCGAAGGCAATTTCACGCTCGACGATGCGTTCTGGTCGGCGTCGGTCGGCCGCATGACGCCCGGCGAAGCCGACGCGATGCTCGACCGCCTGCGCGCCGATCCGCTCGACTGGCTGCGTGGCGCGATCGACGATCCGTCGCCGCGCATGCTCGACGACGCACGCCGCTGGCTCGCGCATCAGCCGGCGTCGACGCTGCGCGCGATGGGCCGCTCGGTGGTCGCGACGACGGGCGTTCCGGGCTACCTGCAAGCGCTCGCTCAGGTGTTCGAGCGTCATCCGGTCTGGCTCGTCGCGGGCGAACGTTCGCGCGCGGGCTGGCATGTGCCGGACTGGGCGCTCGCGCGCTGCGCCGGCTTCGACGCGATCGAACGCTGCGGGCACCTGATGCCGGCCGAGCGGCCCGACGCGTTTCGCGAGGCAGTCGAGCGCATCACCGACGCGCAGCCCGCCTGA
- a CDS encoding DinB family protein yields MHSRFDRFRTTALGTQLEALIAQPERYPEFAALSRVGVAAIGAIQHEIARNFPEIEADTTARQFCGAMVAEVMRRHGHDVVQARGRLGGSLFSYGAVFSAYPQTLPFADVVVALARMPDRLAAYAAHVPAALWARRPAGTGFSLVEHACHLRDLDAVFAERIDAVRTVELPVIASVDGTALAAQRDYLAQPLDRAVAAFRTGRAALCATAAALEPAQLARCGLRDGIRRMSLDELVHELLDHDRTHVLELDELLAELELPPLSFAPAQ; encoded by the coding sequence ATGCATTCCCGTTTCGACCGTTTCCGCACCACCGCACTCGGCACCCAGCTCGAAGCACTGATCGCACAGCCCGAGCGCTATCCGGAATTCGCGGCGCTGTCGCGCGTCGGCGTCGCCGCGATCGGCGCGATCCAGCACGAGATCGCGCGCAATTTCCCCGAAATCGAAGCCGACACGACAGCCCGCCAGTTCTGCGGCGCGATGGTCGCGGAAGTCATGCGCCGCCACGGCCACGACGTCGTGCAGGCGCGCGGGCGACTCGGCGGCTCGCTGTTCAGCTATGGCGCGGTGTTCAGCGCGTATCCGCAAACGCTGCCGTTCGCCGACGTCGTTGTTGCGCTGGCCCGCATGCCCGACCGGCTCGCCGCGTATGCCGCGCACGTGCCGGCCGCGCTGTGGGCGCGCCGCCCGGCCGGTACCGGCTTCTCGCTGGTCGAGCATGCGTGCCACTTGCGCGACCTCGATGCGGTGTTCGCGGAACGCATCGACGCGGTGCGCACAGTCGAACTCCCGGTGATCGCGTCGGTCGACGGCACCGCGCTCGCCGCGCAGCGCGACTATCTCGCGCAGCCGCTCGACCGTGCCGTCGCGGCATTCCGCACCGGCCGCGCCGCGCTGTGCGCAACGGCCGCCGCGCTGGAACCCGCTCAGCTCGCGCGCTGCGGGCTGCGCGACGGCATCCGCCGCATGTCGCTCGACGAGCTCGTGCACGAACTGCTCGACCACGACCGCACGCACGTGCTCGAACTCGACGAACTGCTCGCCGAACTCGAGTTGCCGCCCCTTTCTTTCGCGCCCGCGCAATGA
- a CDS encoding DUF2957 domain-containing protein: MICIPEWRKVILSCAVLALPFVAGCGGGDDPGPINVPQCSGSACGPSGAITQPPVVTKLCPDSLDYTTTYTGGAGSGEYVKVKFDTTKLTYQMQFIESSVPTSAGQVNDTRAGLTISGAFHHPTNLPTAEQNRCAFVLDSGATSDGAYSVTIKRTDPPMLFVGNGVVGGGIPGATIAFQGIEPIPGFVLGVVPSRTFDFYPFIGFVETETDFTKVAGNYNEVGIHLSPVGGTAQNANGAVGWEPDVVNWNQTFNADGSCTITQGSDYSCQTTGSPWTLRKNADGSADNVFVSNAVANPFGTVAYPVAGQAPGLVIVTPSQAKGIMIVGKLNGVRVPIVIRVGYTHVDASNPLASVADAEVGISMLSSSTAIAANSLKGGYIGATSASACGVVTSTGVGNTIAQSGPSFDNQVPHPDLPGTFANGFFMAEAGSCNDGTAVSTISANYTSTLFQGGTAAFIDPQTSSVTSQFVLDYTQATPGKVKVTANSDFNAKGASGNVAIFKKGDTGWIVTAGNVYAMVVNNSQVNPFFTVGAFVQ, from the coding sequence ATGATTTGCATTCCTGAATGGCGGAAGGTGATCCTGTCGTGCGCGGTGTTGGCGCTGCCGTTCGTCGCCGGTTGCGGCGGCGGCGACGATCCGGGGCCGATCAACGTGCCGCAGTGCTCGGGCAGTGCATGCGGGCCGAGCGGCGCGATCACGCAACCGCCCGTCGTGACGAAGCTGTGTCCCGATTCGCTCGATTACACGACGACCTACACGGGTGGCGCCGGCAGCGGCGAATACGTGAAGGTGAAGTTCGACACGACGAAGCTCACGTATCAGATGCAGTTCATCGAATCGTCGGTACCGACGTCGGCGGGGCAGGTCAACGACACGCGCGCGGGCCTGACGATCAGCGGCGCATTCCATCATCCGACCAACCTTCCGACCGCCGAGCAGAACCGCTGCGCGTTCGTGCTCGATAGCGGCGCGACGAGCGACGGCGCGTATTCGGTGACGATCAAGCGTACCGATCCGCCGATGCTGTTCGTCGGCAATGGCGTGGTTGGCGGCGGAATTCCGGGGGCGACGATCGCGTTCCAGGGCATTGAGCCGATTCCGGGTTTTGTCCTTGGCGTGGTGCCGTCGCGCACATTCGATTTCTATCCGTTCATCGGCTTTGTCGAAACGGAAACCGACTTCACGAAGGTCGCTGGCAACTACAACGAAGTCGGTATCCATTTGTCGCCGGTCGGCGGTACCGCCCAGAATGCGAACGGGGCTGTCGGCTGGGAGCCGGACGTCGTCAACTGGAACCAGACGTTCAATGCGGACGGTTCGTGCACGATCACGCAGGGCAGCGACTACTCGTGCCAGACGACCGGGTCGCCGTGGACGCTGCGCAAGAACGCGGACGGGTCGGCGGACAACGTGTTCGTGAGCAATGCGGTGGCGAACCCGTTCGGTACGGTTGCGTATCCGGTCGCCGGGCAGGCGCCAGGCCTCGTGATCGTGACGCCGAGTCAGGCGAAGGGCATCATGATCGTCGGCAAGCTGAACGGCGTACGGGTGCCGATCGTGATTCGCGTCGGCTATACCCATGTGGATGCGAGCAATCCGCTCGCGTCGGTCGCCGATGCCGAAGTCGGGATCTCGATGCTCTCGTCGTCCACGGCGATTGCCGCGAACTCGCTGAAGGGCGGTTACATCGGCGCGACGAGCGCATCCGCATGCGGTGTCGTGACATCTACCGGCGTGGGGAACACCATCGCGCAGTCCGGCCCGAGCTTCGATAACCAGGTGCCGCACCCGGATCTGCCGGGCACCTTTGCCAACGGCTTCTTCATGGCGGAAGCGGGTAGCTGCAACGACGGCACTGCCGTGTCGACGATCTCCGCGAACTACACGTCGACGTTGTTCCAGGGCGGCACCGCGGCATTCATCGATCCGCAGACGTCTTCGGTAACGTCGCAGTTCGTGCTCGACTACACGCAGGCAACGCCCGGCAAGGTCAAGGTCACGGCCAACAGCGATTTCAACGCGAAGGGCGCAAGCGGCAATGTCGCGATCTTCAAGAAGGGCGACACGGGCTGGATCGTGACGGCCGGCAACGTCTACGCAATGGTCGTCAACAACAGCCAGGTCAACCCGTTCTTCACGGTCGGCGCGTTCGTCCAGTAA
- a CDS encoding carboxymuconolactone decarboxylase family protein: MSEPTSAAHKAFGAIAPALADYTDNVLFGDVWQRAGLSPRDRSLVTVASLVSLYRVNELPFHLKKALDNGLTRDELIEAITHLAFYSGWPTASSALPIAQRVFDEAGA; encoded by the coding sequence ATGTCCGAACCGACTTCCGCCGCGCACAAAGCGTTCGGCGCCATCGCGCCCGCCCTCGCCGACTACACCGACAACGTGCTGTTCGGCGACGTCTGGCAGCGCGCCGGCCTGTCGCCGCGCGATCGCAGCCTCGTGACGGTCGCGAGCCTCGTGTCGCTGTATCGCGTAAACGAGTTGCCGTTCCATCTGAAGAAGGCGCTCGACAACGGCCTCACGCGCGACGAGCTGATCGAAGCGATCACGCACCTCGCGTTCTACTCGGGCTGGCCGACCGCGAGCTCGGCGCTGCCGATCGCGCAGCGCGTGTTCGACGAAGCTGGCGCGTAA
- a CDS encoding helix-turn-helix domain-containing protein produces MEAPDQDFPVQDLLRRLMADTRSSSEIARLSGVSQPTVSRLRLSNGHRLRRSAPFNKLCSFYGVDTGPSRRRYNDLLRDAIVDAWDGSDEHGRALLVVIQGLKDLQAKADDG; encoded by the coding sequence ATGGAAGCCCCGGACCAAGATTTTCCCGTTCAAGACCTGTTGCGCCGCCTGATGGCAGATACACGCTCGTCCAGCGAAATCGCGCGACTTTCCGGGGTCAGCCAGCCAACCGTGTCGCGCCTGAGGCTGTCGAACGGGCATCGGCTGCGCCGCAGCGCGCCATTCAATAAGCTATGCAGTTTCTATGGTGTCGATACCGGGCCGTCGCGCCGCCGCTATAACGACCTGCTGCGCGACGCGATCGTCGACGCATGGGACGGCTCCGACGAGCACGGGCGCGCGCTGCTGGTCGTGATTCAGGGGTTGAAGGATCTGCAGGCGAAGGCCGACGACGGGTGA
- a CDS encoding MFS transporter, translating to MPAATAPASAAARLERLPFSGYHKRIFFIIAIAFFFDSVDLGTMTFVLGSIRKEFGLSTAAAGLVASASFFGMVLGAAVAGLLADRFGRRPVFQWSMVLWGAASYLCSTAQSVDALIVYRVLLGIGMGMEFPVAQTLLSEFVPTEKRGRLIALMDGFWPLGFITAGVVAYFVLPQFGWRTVFALLAIPAVFVLVVRRIVPESPRWLEHAGRHAEADTVMNTIEAKVMRSAGVATLPPPSRLAEPVAARGRGALREIWSGVYRRRTVMVWLLWFFALLGFYGLTSWLGALLQQAGFEVTKSVFYTVLISLGGVPGFLCAAWLVERWGRKPTCIASLIGGGAMAYAYGQSALYGGSMALLIGTGLAMQFFLFGMWAALYTYTPELYGTGARATGSGFASAIGRIGSLIGPYVVGVVLPVFGQGGVFTLGALSFIAAAVAVWTLGIETKGLALEQLAAGDEAGGGGRYPAAAADEVS from the coding sequence ATGCCCGCCGCCACCGCTCCCGCCTCCGCCGCCGCCCGGCTCGAACGCCTGCCGTTCTCCGGTTATCACAAGCGGATCTTCTTCATCATCGCGATCGCGTTCTTCTTCGACTCGGTCGACCTCGGCACGATGACGTTCGTGCTCGGCTCGATCCGCAAGGAGTTCGGGCTGTCGACCGCGGCCGCCGGCCTCGTTGCGAGCGCAAGCTTCTTCGGGATGGTGCTCGGCGCGGCCGTCGCCGGCCTGCTCGCCGACCGCTTCGGCCGCCGGCCGGTGTTCCAGTGGAGCATGGTGCTGTGGGGCGCCGCGTCGTACCTGTGCTCGACCGCGCAGAGCGTCGACGCGCTGATCGTCTACCGCGTGCTGCTCGGGATCGGGATGGGGATGGAGTTCCCGGTCGCGCAGACGCTGCTGTCCGAATTCGTGCCGACCGAGAAGCGCGGCCGCCTGATCGCGCTGATGGACGGCTTCTGGCCGCTCGGCTTCATCACGGCCGGCGTCGTCGCGTACTTCGTGCTGCCGCAGTTCGGCTGGCGCACCGTGTTCGCGCTGCTCGCGATTCCCGCGGTGTTCGTGCTCGTCGTGCGCCGCATCGTGCCCGAATCGCCGCGCTGGCTCGAACATGCGGGCCGGCACGCGGAAGCCGACACCGTGATGAACACGATCGAGGCGAAGGTGATGCGCTCGGCCGGCGTCGCGACGCTGCCGCCGCCGTCGCGGCTCGCCGAACCGGTGGCCGCACGCGGCCGCGGCGCGCTGCGCGAGATCTGGAGCGGCGTGTATCGCCGCCGCACGGTGATGGTGTGGCTGCTGTGGTTCTTCGCGCTGCTCGGCTTCTACGGCCTCACGTCGTGGCTCGGCGCGCTGCTGCAGCAGGCCGGCTTCGAGGTCACGAAATCGGTGTTCTACACGGTGCTGATCTCGCTCGGCGGCGTGCCGGGCTTCCTGTGCGCCGCGTGGCTCGTCGAGCGCTGGGGGCGCAAGCCGACCTGCATCGCGTCGCTGATCGGCGGTGGCGCGATGGCGTATGCATACGGCCAGAGCGCGCTGTACGGCGGCAGCATGGCGCTGCTGATCGGTACGGGCCTCGCGATGCAGTTCTTCCTGTTCGGGATGTGGGCCGCGCTGTACACGTACACGCCCGAGCTGTACGGCACCGGCGCGCGCGCGACCGGCTCGGGCTTCGCGTCGGCGATCGGGCGCATCGGCTCGCTGATCGGGCCTTACGTGGTGGGTGTCGTGCTGCCCGTGTTCGGCCAGGGCGGCGTGTTCACGCTCGGCGCGCTGTCGTTCATCGCGGCCGCAGTTGCCGTGTGGACGCTCGGGATCGAGACGAAGGGGCTCGCGCTGGAGCAGTTGGCGGCGGGCGACGAAGCCGGCGGCGGCGGCCGGTATCCGGCGGCGGCGGCGGACGAGGTGTCCTGA
- a CDS encoding cupin domain-containing protein, with amino-acid sequence MSLIDFKSVAAAQAAAWKSTIVGEVGPARIKVLRMDAQPYEAEVHDYNEGLLVLDGRLMLEVGAETVVVEAGQMYLALAGTRHAVLPGSHGTLAIIDV; translated from the coding sequence ATGTCTTTGATCGATTTCAAATCCGTTGCGGCCGCGCAGGCCGCCGCATGGAAATCCACGATCGTCGGCGAGGTCGGGCCGGCCAGGATCAAGGTGTTGCGCATGGATGCGCAGCCGTACGAAGCGGAAGTGCACGACTACAACGAAGGGCTGCTGGTGCTCGACGGCCGGCTGATGCTCGAAGTCGGCGCGGAAACGGTCGTGGTCGAGGCCGGGCAGATGTATCTCGCGCTCGCCGGCACGCGCCACGCGGTGCTGCCCGGCAGCCACGGTACGCTCGCGATCATCGACGTGTAA
- a CDS encoding YciI family protein → MRVMVIVKATADSEVGKMPDTELLAAMGQYNEELVKAGVMLAGEGLHPSSRGKRVHFAGKDRTVTDGPFAETKELIAGFWLWQVNSMEEAVEWVKRCPNPMPGESDIEIRQVFSPEDFGAEFTPELQEQEARIRAEIDARQKS, encoded by the coding sequence ATGCGCGTCATGGTCATCGTCAAGGCAACCGCCGATTCCGAAGTCGGCAAGATGCCCGACACCGAACTGCTGGCCGCGATGGGCCAGTACAACGAGGAACTCGTGAAGGCCGGCGTGATGCTCGCCGGCGAAGGGCTGCACCCGAGTTCACGCGGCAAACGCGTGCACTTCGCCGGCAAGGACCGGACGGTGACCGACGGCCCGTTCGCCGAAACCAAGGAACTCATCGCCGGGTTCTGGCTGTGGCAGGTGAACTCGATGGAAGAGGCCGTCGAATGGGTCAAGCGCTGCCCGAACCCGATGCCGGGCGAATCGGATATCGAGATCCGCCAGGTGTTTTCGCCCGAGGATTTCGGCGCGGAATTCACGCCCGAGCTACAGGAGCAGGAAGCGCGGATACGTGCGGAAATCGACGCCCGGCAGAAGTCCTGA
- a CDS encoding ABC transporter permease: MNLHGIRAIYRAEMARTRRTLMQSIIAPVISTSLYFVVFGSAIGSRISDVNGIGYGSFIVPGLVMLSLLSQSISNASFGIYFPRFTGTIYEILSAPVSYWEIVIAYVGAAASKSILLGVIILATAGLFVPLHILHPFWMVLFLVLTAVTFSLFGFVIGIWADSFEKLQLVPLLIITPLTFLGGSFYSVDMLPPAWRVITLFNPIVYLVSGFRWSFYGLADVHVWISLAATGLFLVILLAIVAWMFRTGYKLKN, encoded by the coding sequence ATGAATCTTCATGGAATCCGCGCGATCTACCGCGCAGAAATGGCCCGCACGCGCCGCACGCTGATGCAGAGCATCATCGCGCCGGTGATCTCGACGTCGCTGTATTTCGTCGTGTTCGGCTCCGCGATCGGCTCGCGCATCAGCGACGTGAACGGCATCGGCTACGGGTCGTTCATCGTGCCGGGCCTCGTGATGCTGTCGCTGCTGTCGCAAAGCATCTCGAACGCGTCGTTCGGCATCTACTTCCCGCGCTTCACGGGCACGATCTACGAGATCCTGTCCGCGCCCGTGTCGTACTGGGAGATCGTGATCGCCTACGTGGGCGCGGCCGCGTCGAAGTCGATACTGCTCGGCGTCATCATCCTCGCGACGGCCGGCCTGTTCGTGCCGCTGCACATCCTGCATCCGTTCTGGATGGTGCTGTTCCTCGTGCTGACGGCGGTCACGTTCAGCCTGTTCGGCTTCGTGATCGGCATCTGGGCCGACAGCTTCGAGAAGCTGCAGCTCGTGCCGCTCCTGATCATCACGCCGCTCACGTTCCTCGGCGGCAGCTTCTATTCGGTCGACATGCTGCCGCCCGCGTGGCGCGTCATCACGCTGTTCAACCCGATCGTGTATCTGGTCAGCGGCTTCCGCTGGTCGTTCTACGGGCTCGCCGACGTGCATGTGTGGATCAGCCTCGCCGCGACCGGGCTGTTCCTCGTGATCCTGCTCGCGATCGTCGCGTGGATGTTCCGCACCGGATACAAGCTGAAAAACTGA
- a CDS encoding ABC transporter ATP-binding protein translates to MQPILSVSDLSKTYASGFQALKHVTLDIRPGEIFALLGPNGAGKTTLIGSICGIVTPTEGRVTVGGHDIRDQYRAAREMIGLVPQELTTDAFETVWATVSFSRGLFGKAPDPAHIEKTLKALSLWDKRDSKLMTLSGGMKRRVMIAKALSHEPRILFLDEPTAGVDVELRRDMWKLVDSLRESGVTILLTTHYIEEAEEMADRIGIILGGELVLVEDKHELMRKLGKKQLTVQLEQPLADVPPALAPFGLERADDGAALVYTYDSQRDDASIATLISALGSAGIGFRDLHTTQSSLEDIFVSLIDNRRNGAQGA, encoded by the coding sequence ATGCAACCGATCCTTTCCGTCTCCGACCTCTCCAAGACTTACGCGTCCGGCTTCCAGGCGCTGAAGCACGTGACCCTCGACATCCGCCCCGGCGAGATCTTCGCGCTGCTCGGGCCGAACGGCGCCGGCAAGACGACGCTGATCGGCTCGATCTGCGGCATCGTCACGCCGACCGAAGGCCGCGTGACGGTCGGCGGCCACGACATCCGCGATCAATACCGCGCGGCCCGCGAAATGATCGGCCTCGTGCCGCAGGAGCTGACCACCGACGCGTTCGAAACCGTGTGGGCGACCGTGTCGTTCAGCCGCGGCCTGTTCGGCAAGGCGCCCGATCCCGCGCATATCGAGAAGACGCTGAAGGCGCTGTCGCTGTGGGACAAGCGCGACAGCAAGCTGATGACGCTGTCGGGCGGGATGAAGCGCCGCGTGATGATCGCGAAGGCGCTGTCGCACGAGCCGCGCATCCTGTTCCTCGACGAGCCGACGGCCGGCGTCGACGTCGAGCTGCGCCGCGACATGTGGAAGCTCGTCGATTCGCTGCGCGAAAGCGGCGTGACGATCCTGCTGACCACGCACTACATCGAGGAAGCCGAGGAAATGGCCGACCGGATCGGCATCATCCTCGGCGGCGAGCTCGTGCTCGTCGAGGACAAGCACGAGCTGATGCGCAAGCTCGGCAAGAAGCAGCTGACCGTGCAGCTCGAGCAGCCGCTCGCGGACGTGCCGCCCGCGCTCGCGCCGTTCGGGCTCGAACGCGCGGACGACGGCGCCGCGCTCGTCTACACGTACGACTCGCAGCGCGACGACGCGAGCATCGCGACGCTGATCAGCGCGCTCGGCTCGGCCGGCATCGGCTTTCGCGACCTGCATACGACGCAGAGCTCGCTCGAGGATATTTTCGTCAGCCTGATCGACAACCGCCGCAACGGCGCACAAGGAGCCTGA